The Streptomyces sp. A2-16 sequence CTCGACGATCCGTCCGTCCGCCATGAACACCACGCGGTTTGCGGCCGATCGTGCGAAACCCATTTCGTGCGTGACGACGATCATTGTCATGCCGTCGCGGGCGAGCTGCTGCATGACCTCCAGCACCTCGTTGATCATCTCGGGGTCGAGCGCCGACGTGGGCTCGTCGAAGAGCATGACCTTGGGGTCCATCGCCAGGGCCCGGGCGATGGCGACGCGCTGCTGCTGACCGCCGGACAGCTGGGCGGGGTACTTGTCGGCCTGCGTGGCGACGCCGACCCGGTCGAGCAGGGCGCGCGCCTTCTCCTCGGCCTGCTTCTTGTCGGCCTTGCGGACCTTGATCTGGCCCAGCATCACGTTCTCGAGCACGGTCTTGTGCGCGAACAGATTGAAGGACTGGAAGACCATTCCGACATCGGCGCGCAGCCGCGCCAGTTCCTTGCCCTCCTGGGGCAGCGGCTTGCCGTCGATGGCGATCGAACCCGTGTCGATCGTCTCCAGGCGGTTGATGGTGCGGCACAGGGTGGACTTCCCGGACCCGGAGGGTCCGATGACCACGACGACCTCGCCGCGGGCGATCGTCAGGTCGATGTCCTGGAGTACGTGC is a genomic window containing:
- a CDS encoding amino acid ABC transporter ATP-binding protein; protein product: MTEVSVAKEDVAATGELVVLKSVNKHFGALHVLQDIDLTIARGEVVVVIGPSGSGKSTLCRTINRLETIDTGSIAIDGKPLPQEGKELARLRADVGMVFQSFNLFAHKTVLENVMLGQIKVRKADKKQAEEKARALLDRVGVATQADKYPAQLSGGQQQRVAIARALAMDPKVMLFDEPTSALDPEMINEVLEVMQQLARDGMTMIVVTHEMGFARSAANRVVFMADGRIVEEAAPDQFFSNPRSDRAKDFLSKILHH